Genomic segment of Nostoc commune NIES-4072:
CATATCTACAAAAATCACATCTAATGAGTGATTAAGTAAATCGTCTAATACCAAATCCGGGTTGTCTGTGAAAAAATTTAAGCAATAGATTGGCACTATTCCTGCATAAGCTTTGAACTTGTTACGGTTGTCATGGTTATAAATCTTAACAGCTTGATGTCGGCTAAGGAATAGTTCAATCAATAACTTAATAACTGTAGACTTTCCCACACGCGAGTCACCTACAGTCATAACTACACGTCTATAAACGGGGGACATTTTCTAATCCTAAAATGCTTTTTGCCAACCAAACTTGTTCCTTGAATTTGCTAATCCAAGTACTTACCCTTCCTTTCACTGATGGCTTTTCTTTTTGCTCTATTCCTTGATTAAATGTCAAGCTATTTTTGTCTAAATAATCATAAGCATGTTCTATTAAATCTGGCATCGTTATTTCTAAAAATGGAATATTACTTTCTATTAATATATCCTTCATCGCTGTTATATCTGAGGATTCTTTATATCTGACAAAGTTTTCTGGCGAACCGAAGAACAAATTCTTCACTACGACATAATCTACTTGGTCTTGACAAAAATCATATAAAGTTATTAACTGCTTTACCGAATCCATTACTCGACTAATTACAACTACAATTGTTACTCGCATATCATATAATTCATCAACTGTAGATAAAAATTTCATTTGTTGTACAACATCTTTTAAGATTCTCATGGACTGTGGTGGTAATTCCAATAAGAATAAAGACTTTCCGGGAATAACTGCTCCTTCTGTGTCTAGACTATCCTCTATTAACTCTTTCAAATCATCTAGAAAAATGTCTACATTCCCTTCTGTAAAAAAATCTAATTCTCTCACTAAACATTTATCCCCATAAAATCTGCTTAAATGAGAATTAGATATGTCCGCATCAAAAGCCAAAAATTCTTTTTTCATATCCAAATATGTTTGCGCTAATCCTCTGGCGAAAGTACTTTTTCCTACTCCTCCTTTATCTCCTGTCACTATCACTAATCTCCGACTCCACTGTTTTTTATTGGTGACTGCGGTTTTTATTTGTAGCAGGACTGTATTTTCTGCTTCTGTTTTTTCACCTATGGTTACTGCTCCTGGCATCTGCTGTATATCTTCTGTGCTTTCTGCTTCTGTTGTTTCATCTGTTACTAAGAGTAATTCTTCTACTCCGTTAAGGATCTCCGCCTCATCGTTTAAAATATCTGTCATCTGATTTTCTCCTCTATTTTATGTTTAATCAGTTTCGGGCTTTATTCCAGTGCTAGCATCTCTGCTGAAAAGTAGTCTAATAGGTTTAAATACATTGGTTTTAAATCCTTGAAATTCTCAATTGATTTATTAACCATTGTTCCCAGAGCTTGTAATATTAATCCTTGTTCTAGTACCTGATTTAGATCCGACTCATTTAATTTATTTAAATGGTAATAAACTAATAAATCTAATGATTGAGCTATCAACAAATTTGCCGATCTTATCACCAAATCTTCATAAACATATTCATAACTGCTGACTGACCTTAGTACTGTCTTCAATGCTTGAAAATATCTAGTTCTGGAGTCAATACTATTTAAATCAATAGTCTGAGGACAGCTAGCTGGCAATGGAAGCTTTTTTAAAATAAACTTTAAATATAAATCAATACTATTTGATGACCAAGAATCACTATTTTGAAAATACAAATACTTTATCAAAGAATCTTTCTGATCATAATCTATTTCTTGAAATAAGTATTTTGGTTGCTCGATTGCAATCATCGTGACATCATTTTTAAACACTGGCATCACATTTGTTCTTACCCATTGCATAAATTGCCTGACTACATTGTGTTCTACTACACTTGTTCGTGATATTAATGAGTGAATCGATAGAGCGCTGAGTGTTGATACCAAACTCACTTGATTATTTTCCATCATCACTAATCGTTTCTGAACTTCTATTGACCTCACCAAATCATCAATTAAAATTGGAGCTATTATTTGCAATACATCCACTGCAAATAACTCTAGCCCTGTTGGTGTTGCTATCACTCTTACTACAGAACTTGATGGATGCTCAAATTCCCAATATCGCCAAACTTCTACCATTTCTCTACTAACTTTTTTGTTCTCCCTCCTCTTACTGCAAAAGTTAACTTTTTACTATAAGAAGATACATTAAATACATCAAAATTCACTCCGTCAGAATTCACTCCGTCAGAATAAATCAATGGAGAATTCAGATCCATCACTGATTTAAGACCACTAAATTTTCTTGTTTTGTGGGGGTTTTAAACCCCTTTCTTCACCCGCAATTCGTATAGAATTTATACTTATTTTCTGAATTCTGACAGAGAAGATTGGAGATTGAAGATAGCAGATTGCAGATTGAAGTTTTTGGTACAAGCCCCGCCGCAAGGGGCAGGAATGAATCTAAAATCTACTTTTCTCTTATCCTCAAGCTGCATCCAAGAGTGGGTGTAGTCAATCTCCAATCTCCAATCTCCAATCGGCAATCTCCAATTGTTTGACGCATGTATTCTGTTTTAATCAGAATTCACTTTGCCAGAATGAGTGTTGCCCATGCTGAAGTCTTACTTAGACACTATGGCATATTCCCCCACTTCAAAGGAATCGCTCGAAGTCTAAAAAAATATCGTACTTCTGGCTATTGCTTTTTGTTGACATCCTGTTATAGAATTAGCCCTTTTGCCTGATTCAAAATAGATTCATTGCAAAAGTTCAAGTTTTTTAATAGTTAATTGCTAGTTTTAGCTTGCTATTTGAAATCAAATTATTATATATTATTTAGAATGAAATTTAGCTCTCATTGATTTCATAAATACATCAAATTAGTTTTCCAAATCAAACTAAATTTAGCTTTTTTACTATCCAGTTTTTCCGAGAATAAATAGTTAGCTATTAAGCGAGAATAGTATGCTTTTCAAAACTTCACAAATCGCCATCACTTTAGCTTTGCTCGTCGGTGGTGGTATCATCTCTTGCCAGAGTAAAACGCCTGAACAGATTGCCAAAGAAACAGAACTTGAGTTGATTGCAGCAAAGCAAAAAGCAGAAGCATCTGTTGTTAAAAAATTTGTTGATACTACTCCCGATCTGTATAGAGTTAATTGGAAAGTTTGTAGTGACGGTTTTCCAGGGCGAAACCACAGCGGCTGTGAAGAAAGTCGAGATGTCGCATCTAAAGGTTTTCGTGAAGCCGTCCTTGTTTGGGGCCCTGTTCAAGAGGTGAAGTTTGTCAGTAAACCTAATTTTGCTTTC
This window contains:
- a CDS encoding nucleotide-binding protein; translation: MTDILNDEAEILNGVEELLLVTDETTEAESTEDIQQMPGAVTIGEKTEAENTVLLQIKTAVTNKKQWSRRLVIVTGDKGGVGKSTFARGLAQTYLDMKKEFLAFDADISNSHLSRFYGDKCLVRELDFFTEGNVDIFLDDLKELIEDSLDTEGAVIPGKSLFLLELPPQSMRILKDVVQQMKFLSTVDELYDMRVTIVVVISRVMDSVKQLITLYDFCQDQVDYVVVKNLFFGSPENFVRYKESSDITAMKDILIESNIPFLEITMPDLIEHAYDYLDKNSLTFNQGIEQKEKPSVKGRVSTWISKFKEQVWLAKSILGLENVPRL